A genomic window from Brassica oleracea var. oleracea cultivar TO1000 chromosome C8, BOL, whole genome shotgun sequence includes:
- the LOC106311020 gene encoding expansin-A7 — protein sequence MGPVSSSWSFNKFFAIVFVVFAISGEFVAGYYKPSPWRYAHATFYGDETGSETMGGACGYGNLFNSGYGLATAALSTTLFKDGYGCGQCFQIMCVKSKHCYYGNPSTVVTATNLCPPNWYQDSNNGGWCNPPRTHFDMAKPAFMKLANWKAGIIPVAYRRVACKRSGGMRFQFQGNAYWLLIFVMNVGGAGDIKSMAVKGSRTNWISMSHNWGASYQAFSSLYGQSLSFRVTSYTTGETVYAWNVAPSNWNAGMTYKSSANFR from the exons ATGGGTCCAGTCTCAAGTTCTTGGAGCTTCAACAAATTCTTTGCTATAGTTTTCGTCGTCTTCGCTATCTCTGGTGAGTTTGTCGCCGGATATTACAAGCCCAGCCCGTGGAGATACGCTCATGCCACTTTCTACGGCGATGAAACCGGTAGTGAAACCATGG GTGGTGCATGTGGGTATGGAAACCTGTTTAACAGCGGATACGGCTTGGCCACAGCGGCGCTAAGCACGACGTTGTTCAAAGACGGTTACGGATGCGGCCAATGTTTCCAAATAATGTGTGTGAAGTCGAAACATTGTTACTATGGAAACCCATCGACGGTGGTCACAGCCACAAACCTTTGCCCTCCTAATTGGTACCAAGACTCCAATAATGGTGGTTGGTGTAACCCTCCTAGAACCCATTTCGATATGGCTAAACCGGCTTTCATGAAACTCGCTAACTGGAAGGCCGGTATCATCCCTGTTGCATACCGCAG AGTCGCATGCAAAAGGAGTGGAGGTATGAGGTTTCAGTTCCAAGGCAATGCTTATTGGCTTCTCATCTTCGTCATGAATGTTGGCGGTGCCGGAGACATAAAGAGCATGGCCGTGAAAGGTAGTCGGACTAATTGGATAAGCATGAGCCACAACTGGGGGGCTTCTTACCAAGCCTTTTCCTCTCTCTATGGTCAGTCCCTCTCTTTCCGGGTCACTTCTTACACAACCGGTGAAACCGTCTATGCTTGGAACGTTGCTCCGTCTAACTGGAATGCTGGTATGACTTACAAGAGTAGCGCCAATTTCCGCTGA
- the LOC106307702 gene encoding copper chaperone for superoxide dismutase, chloroplastic/cytosolic yields MASILRSVATTTAAVAAASAIPIAIAFSSSPSSSSTKSQSTNLSFPHRSSPRRLGLSRSFASSPMTTVPVSDRNLRQEDRVMPQLLTEFMVDMKCEGCVNAVKNKLETVEGIEKVEVELANQVVRILGSSPVKAMTQALEQTGRKARLIGQGVPQDFLVSAAVAEFKGPDIFGVVRFAQVSMELARIEANFTGLSPGKHSWCINEYGDLTNGAASTGNLYNPLQDHTHTEPLGDLGTLEADQSGEAFYTGKKEKLKVVDLIGRAVVVYETEDKKSGPGLTAAVIARSAGVGENYKKLCTCDGTVIWEATDSDFVTSN; encoded by the exons ATGGCTTCAATTCTGCGGTCAGTGGCAACTACTACAGCCGCCGTAGCCGCCGCGTCTGCGATTCCAATCGCGATCGCCTTCTCCTCTTCTCCTTCTTCCTCCTCTACCAAATCTCAATCTACCAATCTCTCCTTCCCCCACCGATCGTCTCCACGTCGCTTGGGTCTTTCACGAAGCTTCGCTAGCTCTCCGATGACGACCGTCCCCGTTTCCGATCGTAATCTCCGTCAG GAGGATCGAGTCATGCCTCAGCTCCTT ACTGAGTTCATGGTGGATATGAAGTGTGAGGGTTGTGTTAACGCCGTGAAGAACAAGTTAGAAACCGTTGAAG GGATTGAGAAAGTGGAGGTGGAATTGGCTAACCAAGTTGTGAGGATACTTGGATCTTCCCCTGTTAAGGCTATGACTCAAGCTTTGGAGCAAACTGGTCGTAAAGCTCGTTTGATTGGCCAAGGTGTTCCTCAAG ACTTCTTGGTCTCGGCTGCAGTGGCGGAGTTCAAAGGACCAGACATTTTTGGGGTGGTAAGATTTGCTCAGGTCAGTATGGAGCTCGCGAGGATCGAAGCCAACTTTACTGGCTTGTCCCCCGGGAAACACAGTTGGTGTATCAACGAGTATGGTGATCTCACAAACGGAGCAGCTAGCACTGGGAACTTGTACAACCCACTTCAAGATCATACCCACACAGAG CCATTGGGCGACCTGGGAACACTAGAGGCAGACCAAAGCGGAGAGGCGTTTTACACGGGGAAGAAAGAGAAGCTCAAGGTTGTGGATCTAATAGGGAGAGCCGTGGTGGTTTACGAGACAGAGGATAAGAAGTCTGGTCCTGGATTGACAGCTGCAGTGATTGCTAGAAGCGCAGGAGTTGGAGAAAACTACAAGAAGCTGTGTACTTGTGATGGTACTGTCATTTGGGAAGCTACAGACAGCGATTTCGTTACCAGTAATTAA
- the LOC106308314 gene encoding protein HOTHEAD — translation MMDRVWLWRFFAALSLFLHSPICYSDKAPNYSFMRDATGSPTTSYYDYIIIGGGTAGCPLAATLSQNFSVLLLERGGAPYNNPNITRLSAFGAALSDLSEASPSQRFISEDGVINARARVLGGGSALNAGFYTRAGTKYVRNMGWDGGLANESYRWVEAKVAFQPPMGRWQTAVRDGLLEVGIVPNNGFTYDHINGTKFGGTIFDHNGDRHTAADLLEYADPKSITVLLHATVHRILFRTRGTTKPIANGVVYRDRTGQAHRAYLKEGSSNEIIVSAGTLGSPQLLMLSGVGPSAQLQAQNITVVMDQPHVGQGMYDNPMNAVFIPSPVPVKVSLIEVVGITGEGTYVEAAGGENFGGGGSSGSGSSARDYYAMFSPKATLLESNSMKLSSAQPFQGGFILEKVMGPLSTGHLELRTRNPNDNPVVTFNYFQHPDDLKRCVRGIQTIERVVQSKAFAWFKYADMSFEYLLNLTASTPVNLRPPRSGPGASLPPSAEEFCQHTVTTIWHYHGGCVVGRVVDGDYKVIGIDRLRVIDMSTVGYCPGTNPQATVMMLGRYMGVKIMRERLTNK, via the exons ATGATGGATAGAGTATGGTTATGGAGATTCTTTGCTGCTCTTTCTTTGTTCCTGCATTCTCCAATTTGTTATTCTGACAAAG CTCCAAACTACTCCTTCATGCGCGACGCGACAGGGAGTCCAACGACGTCGTACTACGACTATATCATCATCGGTGGCGGGACCGCCGGATGCCCTCTAGCCGCAACGCTATCTCAAAATTTTAGCGTTTTGCTACTGGAACGCGGTGGCGCGCCATACAATAACCCAAATATCACGAGGCTCTCGGCTTTCGGAGCCGCTCTTTCTGATTTGTCCGAAGCCTCACCGTCTCAGCGTTTCATATCGGAGGATGGCGTCATTAACGCACGTGCTAGAGTTCTCGGCGGCGGAAGCGCACTCAACGCCGGCTTCTACACACGTGCCGGTACCAAATATGTTAG AAACATGGGCTGGGACGGAGGGCTAGCGAACGAGTCGTACCGTTGGGTAGAAGCCAAAGTGGCGTTTCAGCCGCCGATGGGGCGGTGGCAAACCGCCGTGAGAGATGGCTTATTGGAAGTCGGAATCGTTCCTAATAATGGTTTCACTTATGATCACATCAACGGCACTAAATTTGGAGGTACTATTTTTGATCATAACGGCGATAGACACACCGCCGCCGATTTGCTGGAGTACGCCGATCCCAAGAGTATCACAGTCCTTTTGCATGCTACTGTCCACCGGATATTGTTTCGGACTCGAG GTACCACCAAGCCAATAGCCAACGGAGTTGTGTACCGAGACCGGACCGGTCAGGCCCACCGAGCTTACCTAAAGGAAGGCTCATCTAATGAGATCATAGTATCCGCCGGAACCCTAGGGAGCCCACAGCTCCTTATGCTAAGCGGCGTCGGGCCATCAGCTCAACTACAGGCCCAAAATATCACGGTGGTGATGGACCAGCCTCACGTGGGTCAAGGGATGTACGACAACCCTATGAACGCCGTGTTCATCCCTTCTCCGGTCCCCGTTAAGGTCTCACTCATCGAGGTAGTTGGAATTACTGGCGAAGGAACATACGTTGAAGCTGCCGGTGGAGAGAATTTTGGCGGTGGTGGTAGTAGTGGTAGTGGTTCCTCCGCTAGAGACTACTATGCAATGTTTTCTCCAAAGGCAACGTTATTGGAGTCAAATTCAATGAAGTTATCATCAGCCCAACCTTTTCAAGGCGGATTCATTTTAGAGAAAGTAATGGGCCCATTATCCACGGGTCATTTGGAGCTCCGGACCCGAAACCCGAATGATAACCCAGTTGTGACTTTCAACTATTTCCAACACCCGGACGACCTAAAAAGATGCGTTCGAGGGATCCAAACTATAGAGAGAGTTGTGCAATCTAAGGCGTTTGCATGGTTTAAGTATGCAGATATGTCTTTTGAATATTTGCTTAACCTTACGGCGAGTACTCCAGTCAATCTGAGGCCACCTCGCAGCGGTCCTGGAGCCTCGTTGCCTCCATCCGCTGAGGAATTTTGCCAACATACGGTTACAACAATTTGGCATTACCATGGAGGATGTGTTGTTGGTAGAGTGGTCGATGGGGATTATAAAGTTATTGGTATCGACCGACTTAGAGTCATTGACATGTCCACCGTTGGTTATTGTCCCGGTACAAACCCTCAAGCCACCGTTATGATGCTTGGCAG GTATATGGGTGTGAAGATCATGAGAGAGAGACTCACCAATAAGTAG
- the LOC106311321 gene encoding expansin-A7-like isoform X2, which yields MGSISSSWSFNKFFAIVFVVFTISREFVSGYYGPWSYAHATFYGDETGSETMGGACGYGNLFNSGYGLDTAALSTTLFKDGYGCGQCFQIMCVQTQYCYYGNPSTVVTATNLCPPNWYQDSNNGGWCNPPRTHFDMAKPAFMKLANWKAGIIPVAYRRVPCKRSGGMRFQFQGNAYWLLIFVMNVGGAGDIKSMDVKGSRTNWICMIHNWGASYQAFSSLYGQSLSFRVTSYTTGQKFYAWNVAPSNWNAGMTYQSYTNFR from the exons ATGGGATCCATCTCAAGTTCTTGGAGCTTCAACAAATTCTTTGCTATAGTTTTCGTCGTCTTCACTATCTCCCGTGAGTTTGTCTCCGGATATTACGG CCCGTGGAGCTACGCTCATGCCACTTTCTACGGCGACGAAACCGGTAGTGAAACCATGG GTGGTGCATGTGGGTACGGAAACCTGTTTAACAGCGGCTATGGCTTGGACACAGCAGCCCTAAGCACGACGCTGTTCAAAGACGGTTATGGATGCGGCCAATGTTTCCAGATAATGTGTGTGCAGACGCAATATTGTTACTATGGAAACCCATCTACGGTGGTCACAGCCACCAACCTTTGCCCTCCTAATTGGTACCAAGACTCCAACAATGGTGGTTGGTGCAACCCTCCTAGAACCCATTTTGATATGGCTAAACCGGCTTTCATGAAACTCGCTAACTGGAAGGCCGGTATCATCCCTGTTGCATACCGCAG AGTCCCATGCAAAAGGAGTGGAGGTATGAGGTTTCAGTTCCAAGGCAATGCTTATTGGCTTCTCATCTTCGTCATGAATGTGGGCGGCGCCGGAGACATAAAGAGCATGGACGTCAAAGGTAGCCGGACGAATTGGATATGCATGATCCACAACTGGGGGGCCTCTTACCAAGCCTTTTCCTCTCTCTATGGTCAGTCTCTCTCTTTCCGGGTCACTTCTTACACCACCGGTCAAAAATTCTACGCTTGGAACGTCGCTCCGTCTAACTGGAACGCCGGTATGACTTACCAGAGTTACACCAATTTCCGCTGA
- the LOC106311321 gene encoding expansin-A7-like isoform X1, producing the protein MGSISSSWSFNKFFAIVFVVFTISREFVSGYYGYASISIPSPWSYAHATFYGDETGSETMGGACGYGNLFNSGYGLDTAALSTTLFKDGYGCGQCFQIMCVQTQYCYYGNPSTVVTATNLCPPNWYQDSNNGGWCNPPRTHFDMAKPAFMKLANWKAGIIPVAYRRVPCKRSGGMRFQFQGNAYWLLIFVMNVGGAGDIKSMDVKGSRTNWICMIHNWGASYQAFSSLYGQSLSFRVTSYTTGQKFYAWNVAPSNWNAGMTYQSYTNFR; encoded by the exons ATGGGATCCATCTCAAGTTCTTGGAGCTTCAACAAATTCTTTGCTATAGTTTTCGTCGTCTTCACTATCTCCCGTGAGTTTGTCTCCGGATATTACGG TTATGCTTCCATCTCTATACCCAGCCCGTGGAGCTACGCTCATGCCACTTTCTACGGCGACGAAACCGGTAGTGAAACCATGG GTGGTGCATGTGGGTACGGAAACCTGTTTAACAGCGGCTATGGCTTGGACACAGCAGCCCTAAGCACGACGCTGTTCAAAGACGGTTATGGATGCGGCCAATGTTTCCAGATAATGTGTGTGCAGACGCAATATTGTTACTATGGAAACCCATCTACGGTGGTCACAGCCACCAACCTTTGCCCTCCTAATTGGTACCAAGACTCCAACAATGGTGGTTGGTGCAACCCTCCTAGAACCCATTTTGATATGGCTAAACCGGCTTTCATGAAACTCGCTAACTGGAAGGCCGGTATCATCCCTGTTGCATACCGCAG AGTCCCATGCAAAAGGAGTGGAGGTATGAGGTTTCAGTTCCAAGGCAATGCTTATTGGCTTCTCATCTTCGTCATGAATGTGGGCGGCGCCGGAGACATAAAGAGCATGGACGTCAAAGGTAGCCGGACGAATTGGATATGCATGATCCACAACTGGGGGGCCTCTTACCAAGCCTTTTCCTCTCTCTATGGTCAGTCTCTCTCTTTCCGGGTCACTTCTTACACCACCGGTCAAAAATTCTACGCTTGGAACGTCGCTCCGTCTAACTGGAACGCCGGTATGACTTACCAGAGTTACACCAATTTCCGCTGA
- the LOC106312752 gene encoding probable sugar phosphate/phosphate translocator At1g12500, producing the protein MVEAQSWTTRRMSNPRFDAAATTTPTVIDIPGTPPHSSASSNGKPFFLSSPTVSPSVLTAAIIAAWFGSNIGVLLLNKYLLFYYGFRYPIFLTMTHMLSCAAYSSAVINIAGIVPRQHILSRRQFLKILALSAIFCLSVVCGNTSLRYIPVSFNQAIGATTPFFTAVFSFLITCKTESTEVYLALLPVVSGIVLASNSEPSFHLFGFLICVASTAGRALKSVVQGIILTSESEKLHSMNLLLYMAPMAACILLPFTLYIEGNVLRILIEKARTDPLIIFLLAGNATVAYLVNLTNFLVTKHTSALTLQVLGNGKAAVAAGVSVLIFRNPVTVMGVAGFGVTIMGVVLYSEARKRSKLLNQK; encoded by the exons ATGGTGGAAGCTCAATCATGGACGACGCGGCGGATGAGCAACCCGAGGTTCGACGCCGCCGCCACCACCACACCAACAGTCATCGACATCCCCGGAACACCTCCACACTCCTCCGCCTCCTCCAACGGAAAACCTTTCTTCCTCTCCTCGCCTACAGTATCTCCCTCCGTCCTCACGGCGGCGATAATCGCCGCCTGGTTCGGCTCCAACATAGGAGTCCTCCTCCTGAACAAGTACCTCCTCTTCTACTACGGCTTCCGCTACCCGATCTTCTTGACCATGACGCACATGCTCTCCTGCGCCGCCTACAGCTCCGCCGTCATCAACATCGCCGGAATCGTGCCGCGTCAGCACATCCTCTCCCGGCGTCAGTTTTTGAAGATTCTTGCTCTCTCGGCGATCTTCTGCCTATCCGTCGTGTGCGGCAACACTTCGCTCCGTTACATCCCTGTTTCTTTTAATCAAGCGATCGGAGCCACCACGCCGTTCTTCACCGCCGTCTTCTCTTTCCTCATTACCTGTAAAACAGAGTCCACTGAAGTGTACTTGGCTCTGCTTCCCGTCGTTTCCGGGATAGTTCTCGCTTCTAACTCCGAGCCTTCGTTTCATCTCTTTGGTTTCCTCATTTGCGTCGCTTCCACCGCCGGTAGAGCTCTTAAATCCGTCGTCCAG GGGATTATTCTGACTTCGGAATCTGAGAAGCTACATTCGATGAATCTTCTGCTCTACATGGCTCCAATGGCAGCTTGTATCTTATTACCATTTACACTCTACATTGAAGGAAACGTATTAAGAATCCTAATCGAAAAGGCGAGGACCGATCCATTGATCATCTTCTTGCTCGCAGGGAATGCGACAGTGGCATATTTAGTAAATTTGACGAACTTCTTGGTGACTAAGCACACAAGTGCTCTCACCTTGCAGGTTTTAGGCAACGGAAAGGCTGCGGTGGCTGCCGGAGTCTCGGTTTTGATATTTAGGAATCCGGTGACGGTGATGGGTGTTGCCGGATTTGGAGTCACGATTATGGGAGTGGTTCTCTATAGCGAAGCTAGGAAGAGATCCAAGTTGCTTAACCAGAAGTAA